A genomic segment from Acidobacteriota bacterium encodes:
- the ligA gene encoding NAD-dependent DNA ligase LigA, whose protein sequence is MSDSTIIRKIENLRDEIRRHEYLYHVFDAPEISDAEYDALYNQLKQLEAEHPETITPDSPTQRVGGAPREGFASVRHSVPMQSLDNSYSEAELQDFDRKVKEGAGREDIEYVAELKLDGMSMAVVYEAGSLVRAVTRGDGTTGEEVTANARTIRSLPLSVPRSKLKQFSLSVALEVRGEVLLGRKAFEKINAEREAAGLARFANPRNAAAGSIRMLEPSVVAERHLDYFAYLLLVDGGAPLATQWNELETLSALGFKVNPRRKLCSGIDEAIQFIAEWDTQRAGLEYEIDGIVIKVNSIALQRELGSTARAPRWATAYKFPAQQATTRVNSIEVQVGRTGSLTPVAILEPVALGGVTVKRATLHNEDEIRRLDLRIGDRVVIERGGEVIPKVLRVDLAAREEREHELREFVMPDRCPVCNGRVVREEGEAAWRCVSSSCPAKLKETILHFAGRKAMNIDGLGESLVDQLVGGGLVKDFADLYQLTEEQLVALERMGKKSAENLLKEIVASRQRGLDRLIFALGIRFVGERTAALLADHFGTLPKLQEAAQEELEAVFEVGPIVAASIRHFFGEERNRELIHRLEKMGLHPEQMIKRKSVGALEGKAFVVTGTLERLTRDEAKQRIEQAGGRVTGSVSKKTDYVVAGADPGSKLDKARELDLTIISEAELEELLKE, encoded by the coding sequence ATGAGCGATTCGACCATCATCAGAAAAATTGAAAATCTGCGCGACGAGATTCGTCGCCACGAGTATCTATACCATGTGTTCGATGCGCCGGAGATTTCCGACGCCGAGTACGACGCGCTCTACAATCAGTTGAAACAACTCGAAGCGGAGCATCCTGAAACGATCACGCCCGACTCGCCGACGCAGCGCGTGGGCGGCGCGCCGCGCGAGGGTTTCGCGTCGGTGCGCCACAGCGTGCCGATGCAGTCGCTCGACAACTCTTACAGCGAAGCGGAGCTGCAAGACTTCGACCGTAAAGTGAAGGAAGGCGCGGGGCGCGAGGACATCGAGTATGTCGCCGAGTTGAAGCTCGACGGCATGAGCATGGCGGTGGTCTATGAAGCAGGTTCGCTGGTACGGGCTGTTACGCGCGGCGACGGAACCACTGGCGAAGAGGTTACCGCGAACGCTCGCACGATTCGTTCCCTGCCCCTGTCGGTGCCACGCAGCAAATTGAAACAGTTTTCCTTAAGTGTGGCGCTTGAAGTGCGCGGCGAAGTGCTGCTGGGCCGCAAGGCATTCGAGAAAATTAATGCCGAACGCGAGGCCGCGGGGCTCGCGCGCTTCGCCAATCCTCGCAACGCGGCCGCCGGGTCCATTCGCATGTTGGAGCCAAGCGTGGTAGCGGAACGGCACCTCGATTACTTCGCGTACCTGCTTCTCGTAGACGGAGGTGCGCCGCTGGCAACGCAGTGGAACGAGCTGGAAACGCTGTCGGCGTTGGGCTTCAAGGTCAATCCGCGCCGCAAACTTTGCAGTGGCATTGACGAAGCGATTCAGTTCATCGCCGAGTGGGACACGCAGCGCGCCGGGCTTGAATACGAAATCGACGGCATCGTCATCAAGGTGAATTCGATCGCGCTGCAACGCGAGCTGGGTTCCACCGCCCGTGCGCCGCGCTGGGCGACGGCGTACAAATTCCCCGCGCAACAGGCGACGACGCGCGTGAACAGTATCGAAGTGCAGGTGGGCCGCACCGGTTCGCTCACGCCGGTGGCGATTCTGGAGCCAGTGGCGCTGGGCGGCGTAACCGTGAAGCGCGCCACGCTGCACAACGAGGATGAAATTCGGCGGCTCGACCTGCGCATCGGCGACCGCGTGGTGATCGAGCGCGGCGGCGAAGTGATCCCCAAAGTACTGCGCGTGGATCTCGCGGCGCGCGAAGAACGCGAGCACGAACTGCGCGAATTTGTGATGCCGGATCGCTGCCCCGTCTGCAACGGGCGCGTCGTCCGCGAGGAAGGTGAAGCGGCGTGGCGATGCGTCAGCTCAAGCTGCCCGGCAAAATTGAAAGAGACCATCCTGCACTTCGCCGGTCGCAAGGCGATGAACATTGACGGGCTGGGCGAGTCGCTGGTGGATCAACTGGTGGGCGGTGGGCTGGTGAAGGATTTCGCGGACCTCTATCAGTTGACCGAAGAACAGTTGGTCGCGCTGGAACGCATGGGCAAAAAGTCGGCGGAGAATTTGCTCAAGGAAATTGTCGCGAGCCGCCAGCGCGGGCTGGACCGGCTGATCTTCGCCTTGGGCATTCGCTTCGTGGGCGAGCGCACGGCGGCTCTGCTGGCGGACCATTTCGGGACCCTGCCGAAATTGCAGGAGGCCGCGCAGGAAGAGTTGGAGGCGGTGTTCGAAGTGGGCCCCATCGTAGCCGCCAGCATTCGTCACTTCTTCGGCGAGGAGCGCAACCGCGAATTGATTCATCGGCTGGAGAAGATGGGACTCCACCCCGAGCAGATGATAAAGAGGAAGAGTGTTGGCGCGCTGGAGGGCAAGGCGTTCGTGGTGACCGGCACGCTCGAACGGCTCACACGCGACGAGGCCAAGCAGCGTATCGAGCAGGCGGGCGGGCGCGTTACCGGCTCAGTTAGCAAGAAAACGGATTACGTGGTGGCGGGCGCGGACCCTGGATCGAAGCTCGACAAAGCGCGCGAGCTGGACTTGACGATCATCAGTGAAGCTGAGTTGGAAGAACTGCTGAAAGAATAA